The following proteins come from a genomic window of Pirellula staleyi DSM 6068:
- a CDS encoding SDR family NAD(P)-dependent oxidoreductase codes for MSQSWSGKRVVVIGGSAGLGLAIARKFAAQGAKLILVARDENRLRIAAETIGGDILTIAADVTRDDDVERMTATIHQELGDVDVVACVAGKSDRGKVLDTSPEQMQQLLELNFLSVVRCTRALAPSLRRRRGHLVLIGSLASKSATRFLGAYPASKFPLAAYAQQLRLEVPHDELNVLLVCPGPIRRDDAGVRYAQQAADLPESAKSPGGGVKLKGLDPDDLARRIVVACERRKLELVIPGRARLLFAISALFPALGDWILSKMMRSS; via the coding sequence TTGAGTCAGTCGTGGTCGGGCAAACGTGTCGTTGTGATCGGTGGATCGGCTGGTCTGGGACTTGCCATTGCCCGCAAGTTTGCTGCGCAAGGTGCTAAACTGATTCTGGTGGCCCGCGATGAGAATCGCCTACGCATCGCCGCCGAGACAATTGGTGGCGATATCCTCACCATCGCCGCCGATGTCACACGCGACGATGATGTCGAGCGGATGACAGCCACCATCCACCAAGAACTGGGGGATGTCGATGTGGTGGCCTGTGTCGCTGGTAAAAGCGATCGTGGAAAGGTGCTCGACACCTCGCCCGAGCAGATGCAGCAACTCCTCGAGCTGAATTTTCTCTCGGTCGTTCGCTGCACGCGAGCACTTGCTCCCTCGCTGCGTCGTCGCCGGGGTCATTTAGTTTTGATAGGTTCCCTCGCTTCGAAGTCGGCTACCCGTTTTCTTGGAGCCTATCCGGCTTCGAAATTTCCTCTCGCTGCCTACGCGCAGCAGCTGCGGCTGGAAGTTCCTCACGACGAACTGAATGTCTTGCTGGTCTGTCCTGGCCCGATACGTCGCGACGATGCTGGTGTCCGCTATGCCCAGCAAGCAGCCGACCTTCCTGAAAGTGCGAAATCGCCGGGCGGAGGGGTAAAGCTCAAGGGGCTCGATCCCGACGATCTGGCCCGCCGCATTGTGGTGGCCTGCGAGCGACGCAAGCTCGAGCTGGTTATTCCCGGACGTGCACGACTTCTCTTCGCTATCAGCGCTCTGTTTCCAGCCCTCGGCGACTGGATTCTCTCGAAAATGATGCGTTCTTCGTAG
- a CDS encoding diguanylate cyclase produces the protein MSTWLSFVITLLAALGAVAVVLALVRRRRPVGDIEAEQHLARETIARLQDLTARVAADVDEHATYVQEINAELSGGEQDSDVLTTVQRLIDANERMQKQLVSAEERLQAQARQIESHAVEARTDALTQVANRRAFDDELRRCLSERDHNKTVSTLMILDVDHFKKFNDTHGHQAGDEVLRGVARVLRNAFSSAELVARYGGEEFAIVFPGVSFAACQISAEKARQAVATANFRFQGKSLSVTASAGLSELLPTDNEQEWIRRADEALYASKKAGRNCGHMTNAERTVRLTINDPAAVAAQTAAAEMSVAKVGDEWLFEADTNELFTRDPIANVSSRPVFFDDLIRRLAQWRRGGAPLSLMMVQVDGLMRVATEHGPTAAATVLRVTSQIMQATMRDMDHVTRLGEDTFALLLPGAKIIDAHSVSERLRAAVQKCRLPRRAGAAWFTITVGAVEVSNGDDMRLILERARRALQAAIAQGRNCVIAHDSTGAPIVRMVPSNR, from the coding sequence ATGTCGACCTGGTTGAGCTTCGTCATCACTCTCCTCGCAGCGCTTGGCGCTGTCGCGGTGGTGCTCGCATTGGTGCGACGACGAAGGCCTGTCGGCGATATCGAAGCTGAACAACATCTAGCGCGAGAGACGATCGCTCGCTTGCAAGATCTCACCGCGCGGGTCGCTGCCGATGTCGATGAGCACGCTACCTATGTTCAAGAGATCAACGCCGAACTGAGTGGCGGCGAGCAAGATAGTGATGTCCTCACCACCGTTCAGCGGCTGATTGACGCCAACGAGCGGATGCAAAAGCAGCTCGTATCGGCGGAAGAACGACTGCAGGCTCAAGCGCGACAAATTGAATCGCATGCGGTCGAAGCCCGCACCGATGCTTTAACGCAAGTGGCCAATCGTCGCGCCTTCGACGACGAACTCCGCCGCTGCCTTAGCGAACGAGATCACAATAAAACCGTCTCGACGCTGATGATTCTCGACGTCGACCACTTCAAGAAATTCAACGACACCCACGGTCATCAAGCGGGCGATGAAGTGCTCCGCGGGGTTGCCCGTGTACTTCGCAACGCATTCAGCTCGGCTGAACTTGTGGCCCGCTACGGTGGTGAAGAATTTGCCATTGTGTTTCCGGGTGTGTCGTTCGCAGCGTGCCAAATCTCTGCTGAAAAAGCGCGTCAGGCGGTGGCCACGGCCAACTTTCGTTTTCAAGGCAAGTCGCTCAGCGTCACCGCGTCGGCTGGCCTGTCGGAATTGCTGCCGACCGATAACGAACAAGAATGGATTCGTCGCGCCGACGAAGCACTCTACGCGTCGAAGAAGGCGGGTCGCAACTGCGGCCACATGACCAACGCCGAGCGGACTGTTCGACTCACCATCAACGATCCCGCAGCGGTCGCCGCACAAACGGCTGCTGCCGAAATGTCGGTTGCGAAGGTGGGAGATGAATGGCTCTTTGAAGCCGACACCAATGAGCTTTTCACACGAGATCCGATTGCGAACGTTTCGTCGCGTCCTGTGTTCTTTGACGATCTGATTCGTCGGCTGGCTCAGTGGCGACGTGGCGGCGCGCCACTTTCGCTCATGATGGTGCAAGTCGATGGTTTGATGCGCGTGGCGACCGAACATGGTCCCACAGCTGCGGCCACCGTTTTGCGAGTGACGTCGCAGATCATGCAAGCGACAATGCGCGACATGGATCACGTGACACGTCTGGGCGAAGATACCTTCGCGCTGTTGCTGCCAGGTGCCAAGATCATCGATGCTCACTCGGTGAGCGAACGCCTTCGAGCAGCCGTACAAAAATGTCGTTTGCCACGTCGTGCTGGAGCCGCCTGGTTCACCATCACCGTGGGTGCGGTCGAGGTGAGCAATGGGGACGACATGCGGCTGATTCTCGAGCGTGCCCGTCGCGCTCTGCAAGCAGCGATTGCGCAGGGTCGCAACTGCGTGATCGCCCATGATAGCACTGGGGCACCGATCGTTCGTATGGTCCCCTCGAATCGTTAG